CAAAAGTTAAACTTAATATTGATGAAAACGGTAATCCTACAGATATTGACGCTTGGGATATTGAGCGTATAGGTTCTGTTGCACGTTATTGCTATGCTGCTGGTTATATAGATCAGCAAACTTGTCTGCAATATTTAGAAATCGCCAGTAAAATGGCCAAAGGAAACTACCAAAATTGGTCTGAATATGCAGCATCATTCATGACAGGACGCTTATTTATGTATGGAGGCAGTCCAGCTAATTTTGCAGCTGCAATATTAGAAATGTTAAACAATCCTAGCAGTTTGTGGAATACATATCCATTGAAATAATATAATTTTTAAAAAGATATTTTTCAAAGGGGCCTATTACTGGCCCCTATTTTCAATATACAAATGCTTTTAAACAACGAGAAATAAAAAGTTACAACCATATTTAATATAGCAGTTGTATAATCAACAATAAAAAAATATAAAATGAACAATAATAACATACAAGAAATTCTTTTACAAGAACATAATCGTGATAAAAAACTAACCTTTTACGCTTTTGCTTTTTATGCTGTAATTGGCGTTTTGGTTATAATTGCTTTGTTCAGGATGCTTTTATCTAATTTTACTGGAACCACTCCTACTTATTACAAATTGATTGGACCTGTTATCATTATTGGTTTTGGAATTGTAGTATTCAAAAAAATTAAAGCACTTAACACTCGTCATTTATTAATAGAACAGCTATTTAATAATTTAAATAATGGGAAAAAGGCTTCTTCGATAACACAATACATTGATTATAAAGTAATATTGCCATTAGGAAGAATGAAAATCAAATTGCTTCCTGTAAACTTCCTTACTTTTTCTTTAGCCAATCAACAATATATTTTACCTGTACCGGTGGGTATCGAATCAGATTTTAAAGTTTTACTTAGTGGTGTAAACATCAATCATGTTAATACGCTAAAAGAGAATCTTTATAATGATTCAAAAATTGAAAGCTCACAGCCTGTTGCTTTGAAATCCATTGCAGAATTTAAAGATTATGCCAATCAGGAACTGACTCCAATATTGGAAAAAATGGAAAAAAGTCGAAAAAAAGGATTGAGTTTTTCAATCATAGCAATTCTTTTTTCTCTTTTAGTTGTTGTTGGATTTTTGGTACTTAATTACACAGCCGTATCCAATGCAGCAAATACTACAACTGAAACATATGGGAATTCTATATTCATGTATTATATTATAGGTTTTGGGATATTATTTGCGCTTATTTACTTGGTGTACATGCCAATGATGAAGAAAAAATACCAACAAGTGGGAGATTCTGGAGAAAATTATACCTCGTTTAAAGAGCGTATCTTAAAGCAGATGATTTCCTTCATCAATCCTTCTTTTCAATACGTAGAGCATGGTTACATTGGAAAAAAAGAACTACAGGAAATAGCTATACTTAAAGATAAAAATTATGACATTACAGGAAATGACCAGATTCTTGGCAGTCATAATGGTGTACCTTTTCAGTATTGCGATTTGCATATCACTTACATGCCTAGTATACGTTTAGAACACCAATCAGCTGAAGAAATTTTTTCTGGGCAATTCTTTATGGCAAAATTCAACAAAACATTTAATACGCAAATTGTAGTTTCTCCAAAAACTGGAGTCTCAGGATTTATCACCAGCAATTCTTTTTCTGCGAATATTATCCAGCCTTCAAACAAAATAATGCTTGAAGATCCTGAATTTACAAAAATGTTCGATGTGTATGCTGATGATCAAATAGAAGCACGTTATGTTTTAACACCAAGCACTATGCAGAATATTAAAGACATAGCTGTAAAAGCAAAAGGAAATCTTTTCTTGTTTTTTACCAATAACAAAATAATAGTTGCCAATAATAATCGTGAAAATAAATTTGAAACTGGTGTTACAACCAAATTGAAACCTGAATTATTGACCTCTTTTTACCAAGACTTATACAAACAATTTTCAATTATTGATGATCTTAAACTGAATATCAATATTTGGAAACAGTAGTTAATTAAACATTCAAATTATGACAGGACTAATTTCTTTAATTATAGCTATAATAGTCATAGCCATAATAGTATCCATCATCTCGGTTTATAATTCATTGAATATGCGACGCAATCAAATTCAAAATGCGTTCTCATCTTTAGATGCTTTATTTATCAAACGTAGTGATCTTATTCCAAACCTTGTAACCGTTGTAAAACAATACACCAATTACGAAAAAGAAGTATTGGAAAAAATAACACAATTACGTCAATCAAAATCAGATACAACTGAGTATACTGCAGACAGTGAAGTCAGCCAGATGATGAAACAAATCATGATCCAAGTAGAAAATTATCCTGATTTAAAAGCCAGCAGTCAATTTAATAATTTACAATACAGCTGGAA
This is a stretch of genomic DNA from Flavobacterium endoglycinae. It encodes these proteins:
- a CDS encoding DUF3137 domain-containing protein; protein product: MNNNNIQEILLQEHNRDKKLTFYAFAFYAVIGVLVIIALFRMLLSNFTGTTPTYYKLIGPVIIIGFGIVVFKKIKALNTRHLLIEQLFNNLNNGKKASSITQYIDYKVILPLGRMKIKLLPVNFLTFSLANQQYILPVPVGIESDFKVLLSGVNINHVNTLKENLYNDSKIESSQPVALKSIAEFKDYANQELTPILEKMEKSRKKGLSFSIIAILFSLLVVVGFLVLNYTAVSNAANTTTETYGNSIFMYYIIGFGILFALIYLVYMPMMKKKYQQVGDSGENYTSFKERILKQMISFINPSFQYVEHGYIGKKELQEIAILKDKNYDITGNDQILGSHNGVPFQYCDLHITYMPSIRLEHQSAEEIFSGQFFMAKFNKTFNTQIVVSPKTGVSGFITSNSFSANIIQPSNKIMLEDPEFTKMFDVYADDQIEARYVLTPSTMQNIKDIAVKAKGNLFLFFTNNKIIVANNNRENKFETGVTTKLKPELLTSFYQDLYKQFSIIDDLKLNINIWKQ
- a CDS encoding LemA family protein; this translates as MTGLISLIIAIIVIAIIVSIISVYNSLNMRRNQIQNAFSSLDALFIKRSDLIPNLVTVVKQYTNYEKEVLEKITQLRQSKSDTTEYTADSEVSQMMKQIMIQVENYPDLKASSQFNNLQYSWNESEEQIAASRRYLSASITDYNNGLSTFPGNVIGANFGFKKQEWQMATETQRQNVNAEDLFNK